The sequence below is a genomic window from Sorangiineae bacterium MSr12523.
TTCGAGGCGCAGTTCGATCAGGCGGGTGTCATGGTGCGCGTCGACGAGCGCACCTGGGTCAAGGCCGGCGTGGAATTCGCCGATGGCCTTCCGCAGCTGGGTGCCGTGGCCACGCGGGATTATTCGGATTGGTCACTGGCGCCCGCGCCCGATTGGATCGGAATACCGATTACGTTGCGCGCGAGCCGCTCGGGGGATGCGCTGACCATTCGCGCGCGCAAGGGAGAAGAGCCGTGGCAATTGGTGCGCGTGATACCGTTCATGCCGGACGCCGTCGCCAGCGCGGGGCCGTTCTGCTGCTCACCGCAGCGCGCCGGCCTGGAGGTGCGATTCACCCGGTTCGTGTTGGGCCCCGCCGATGGGAGCTTGCATTGAGGCCGCATGCCATAGCCACGTGGCGAGCAACGAATAGATGACGGCCACCACTGGAAAGTAGATAGCGTCACTCACGCCCTTCAGTAGGTCGATGCCGGCGAAGCTGAGAACGCGAATGCCCAGGCGAACGGCGTTCAAAGACCACGCGATGAGGCCGAGGCGCGCCGCAAAGGTTCGCTCACCGCGCAGCGAAAGGGCAAAACAGGTGGCCCCGATGGCCGCCGTGAGCACCAACGGCAGATAGAGCGCCTCCACCATCGCATCCCACTGGGCTGCGCGTTCGGCCAGCATGGCCCGGACGGACTCGGAATGCGACGCTTGGTACTCCTGCGCCCAATGCCGGCTGACGAAAAGCATATCGACCGAACGATAACCAAGTTCGAAACAGCAAAATAAGAGCATATTGGCAAATCCCACCAAGGCAGCGCCGGGGGCGCGCGGCAAGCGCTCGAGCGCGGTGGCGGCGAAGACGAACGACATGCACACGATGGCCGTGAAGACCGCCGCCCCGCGTGCCATGTCCATGGGCAGGGCGCGCGCGGCGAGCTTGGCCGCGGGGGAATCCGCGACCGGAATGAAGGACCGGTAGGCGATCTCCTGGAAGCCTTGCAGCACGATGACGAGGACCGCGCACACCGCACCAAAGCGGCAAAGTCGGGTGCGCGCGACGTGGTAGCGCTCGCCCGAAGCCCCCAAAAGAAGAGAGGATGACATCCATGCAAGGTTACCCACCATTGGACGCAGCGGGCACTCGAACCGGCGTAGACCGAGAAGCCGATGGCAGATGAGGCCTATGAGTGGCCGCAAGGCCCGAATGAACCTATGGACACGCGCACATGACCTCGACCTCGCTCCATGTCCTGCATGTCTTCGCCGTCCCTGGCACCACCGGCCCGAGTGGCAACCCGACCACCATCGCGCTCCATGCGGATGCGCTATCCAGCGAGGATATGCGGGGCATCGCCGCGCGGTTCGGGCATGAGAGCGGCTTCGTTTCCGCGCCCCCGGCTGGGTCGGCGTTCGACTTCACCTTCCGCTTTTTCGTACCCAATCACGAAATGGAGATGTGTGGCCACGCCACCTTGGGTGCCCTTTGGATCGTGCGCGAGCTCGGCCTTTGGCCGGCATCGCGCGCCAGCGTCGCGATATCGACGAAAAGCGGCCCCGTGACGGGGCAACTCATCGAGGGTGAGCTGGGAGGGCGCATCGCGATTTCGCAGCCCAAGGGCCGAGTGGTCACATTGCCGGATCCGGACGCACACACGGCACGGGTAGCCTCGGTGCTGGGCATCACGCCGGGCGACCTCGCCGGGCCGATTCGGAACGCGGCCACGAGCCGGGTCAAGACGCTGGTGCCATTGAAGAGCGAGGATGCCGTCCACGCGCTCCGTCCGGATTTCGCGCGCATGGAGGCGCTCTGCGAGGACATCGGCTCGACGGGCCTCTATCCCTATGCGGCGGTGGATTTGCAAAAGCGCATCTTCGAGGCGCGCCAATTCCCCAAGGCCGTCGGCTACCCCGAGGATGCCGCAACGGGCATCGCGGCCAGTGCGCTTGCATTCGGGCTGCTGGAGAATGGCCTGGTGACCGCCAACGAGCAGCCCATTTGCGTGCGACAGGGTCGAGCCATGGGCCAGCCTTCGCAAATCGAGGTGACCTTCGACGGCACGAACGGCTGCTGGCTCACGGGACACGTGCGGCGCGAGGTCAAGGAATAGCGAATAACGTGGAGGTTGCGGTGCCCGCCTTGACCATTCCCGTCACCATCGATGCGCTCGATATCCTCGGGCGGACCATCGATGGGAAGTACCGCGTCGAGGAGCTCGTCGGCCAGGGAGGGTTTGCCCTGGTGTACCGGGCGATGCACACGATTTGGAACAAGCCGGTGGCCATCAAGCTGTTCACCGCGCTGGCCAATGTGCTGCCGGACCAGCGGGATAGGTTCATGGCGTCCTTCGTTCAGGAGGGGGCGCTGCTTACCGAGTTGAGCGCTCGTTCGTCCAACATCGTGCAGGCCCGCGACGTCGGCACGTACACGTCACCGGACGGTCACTGGCTTCCCTATATGGTGCTCGAGTGGCTCGATGGGGTGACGCTTGCCCGCGTGCTCACGGAGGAGCGCGCTTCGAAACAGCCGCCCTGGTCGGTGGGCGAGATGATGACCTTCCTGGGCCCGGTGGCCGCGGCGCTGGAGGTGGCGCACGCGCGAGGGATTGCGCACCGCGACATCAAGCCGGGGAACCTGTTCGTGCTCGGGAAAAATGCGCGCGCCGGCGGCACCGTGGTGAAGCTTCTCGATTTCGGCTTGGCCAAGATGATGGCCGACGAATCGCAACTTCACGCGGCATTGGCAAAAACCGGTACGAACATCAAGTCGTTCACGCCCGCGTATGGGGCGCCGGAGCAATTCACGCGCACCTACGGCGCGACGGGACCGTGGACGGACGTGTTCGCGCTGGCGTTGGTGGCCGTGCGCATGTTGAGCGGGCGTCGCGCGCTCGATGGCGACGATGTCGCGCAACTCGCCTATTCCGCATGTTCCGTGGAGCGACGGCCGACGCCGCGCGCGCTGGGCGCCGAGGTTTCCGACGAGGTCGAACGCGTCTTCGCGCGAGCCCTCGCCGTGCAAACGACGGATCGCTATGCGAGCGCGGGCGCCTTCTGGCTCGCGTTGGAAGCCGCCCTCCGCCCGGTGCCTCCGGTGGAGGAGTCCGTTTCCATTCCGGTTGCGGAACCCGAAAAACCCTCGCAAGGGCCCCGGGGTGGGGGAGCCCTTCGCATCGCCGCCGGCATACTCGCACTCACGCTCATCGCCGTGTTCGCCTTCTTCAGGTTCCACCAGAGAACCAAGAGCCAGGAGGCTCCGCCAGCCCCCTCGGGCATGCCGCCCGCCCCGGTTCTTGCCGCCGCCGTCGTCACGACATGCCCCGACGACACCGTGGAAATCCCGGCAGGCCAATACTTCATGGGCTCCGACCGCAAAGACACCCACCCCAACCAGAAGCCCACACACCACGTCAAAGTGGCCGCCTTCTGCATGGATATCCACGAGGTCACGGCCCGAGACTACAAAGCCTGTTCCCAAATCGGCCAATGCCGCCGCGCGCCCGTCGATGTCGATTGGCCCGGCATCACCCGCCAAGAGCGTAAGGCCTATTCCACCGCGTGCACGGGCGCAGCCCCCGACAAAGCCGATCATCCGATCAACTGTGTTACCTGGCCCATGGCCCATGCCTATTGCGCGGCACGCGGCAAGCGATTGCCCACCGAGGCGGAATGGGAATACGCGGCGCGCGGCCCCGACGGACGCACATTCCCGTGGGGAGATGAAGCGCCCACGCCCCTCCTCGTGAACGCGTGCGGCTCGGAGTGCAGCGCCTGGGGCGATTCCAAAGGGGTCGAGCTCGATATGCTCTATTCGACCAGCGACGGATACCCCACCACGTCCCCCGTCGGAAAATTCCCTTCAGGCAAATCCCGTTATGGCCTTTACGACGTTGCCGGCAATGTGTGGGAATGGGTCGCCGACTGGTACGGCGATTACAGCGCCGTCGAAGCCGAGAATCCCACCGGCCCCGAGAACGGTGACCGCCGCGTCATCCGCGGCGGCGGCTGGAACGGGGCCTTCGACGATTGGCTTCTCCCGTCGTTCCGCTACGCGCAAGATCCCGAGGCACGGAGCCACGGGATCGGCTTTCGCTGCGCGAAGTCTTTGTAGAGCGTTACGGTTTGTTGTTCCGCAAAAGCTTTTCGAACGGATTGTTCGTAAATGCCTTTTCCTGCGGCCGCGGCGCGCCTCCCTGCTTGGGCCCCTGCCCTCGCCCGCGGTCGTTTCTGCCCTGCCCCTGATTGCGGGTCTGCGGCGGTGGCTGTTTCCCGTGCGCACCGCCCACGTTGGCCGACGCTTCCTTCCGCGCCGTCAGCGAAATGCGTTTCCGCCCCAAATCGACCTCGAGAACGCGCACCTTGATCTTGTCGCCCACTTTGACGACCTCGTTCGGGTCTTTCACGTAGCGATCCGTCAACTTCGACACGTGCACGAGCCCGTCCTGGTGCACACCGATGTCCACGAAGGCGCCAAATGCGGTCACGTTGGTGACGACGCCCTCGAGCTCCATGTCGGGCTTCAAGTCCTCCATCGTGCGAACGTCGTCGCGGAACTTGGGCGGCTCGAACGTCGCACGCGGATCGCGCCCCGGCTTCCGCAGCTCGCTCAGAATGTCCTGCAGGGTGAAGCTGCCTACGTCGCCTTCTTGGTAACGCTTCGGATCGATCTTATCGATGAGATCTCCCTTGCCCACCAAGGTGCCCACCGGGACGCCCAAGTCGGTCGCCATCCGCTCCACCAGCGGATAGCGCTCGGGGTGCACCGCACTCGCATCGAGCGGGTTCTCGCCACCGTGGATACGCAAAAAGCCCGCCGCTTGCTCGAACGTGCGCGGCCCCACGCCGGGAACCTCCAGAAGCGCGCGCCGATCCTTGAAGGCACCGCGCGCATGGCGAAACTCGACGATCTTCTTCGCCAGCGACGCACCGATGCCCGCAACGCGCGCCAAGAGCGGCGCGCTCGCCGTATTCAGCTCCACGCCAACGCGGTTCACGCAGCTTTCCACTACTTCGTCGAGCTTGCGCGCGAGCAGCGTCTGCAACACGTCGTGCTGGTACTGGCCCACGCCGATGCTCTTCGGGTCGATTTTCACCAGCTCCGCCAGCGGATCTTGCAGCCGGCGCGCGATGCTGATGGCCCCGCGCACCGTCAGGTCCAAGTCGGGGAACTCCTCGCGCGCGATATCGCTTGCAGAGTACACGCTGGCACCGGCCTCGCTCACCGAGACACAGGGCACCTCTTTGAGGCCCTCGGCCACGAGCAGCTCACGCACGAACAGCTCCGTCTCGCGTCCATGCGTACCGTTGCCCACGGCCACGGCGCTTGGCCGATGCTTGCCCAGAAGCTCGCGCAACACCTTCTTGCCACGTTCCGTCGCCTCGGCGCCCTGCACCAGGTAAATCGTTTCGTGCGCCAGAACCTTGCCCGTGGCATCCACCATCGCGCATTTGCAGCCCGTGCGCTGCCCGGGGTCGATGGCCAACACCGTGCGCGGGCCGAACGGCGCCGCCAGGAGCAGCTCGCGGAGGTTCTGCGCGAACACGTCGACCGCAGCTCGGTCGGAGCGCAACTTGAGCTCCACCCGCACGTCGACCTGGGTGCTTGGCACGATGAGTCGTTTGTACGCGTCTTGCGTCGCCTGCGTTAGCTCGCCCGCAAAAGGCGTCCCCTGGACGATGCCCACCATGCGCTCGATCTTCGGAAGCACCACCTCCGCCGCAAGCTCGATGGATGCGCGCAGAACACCTTCATTTTCGCCGCGGCGAATGGCCAAGAAGCGGTGCGAGGGGATGCTCGACACCGGCTCTTCGAACTTGGCATACGCATCGAACTTGGTCGTCTTGTCGGCGTAGTCCTTGGTCTTGCTCACGGACAAGCTGGCATGTTGCGCGAAGGTTTCGCGCACCATCTTGCGCACTTCGGCATGCTCGGCCACGCGCTCGGCGCAGATGTCCCGGGCACCCGCGAGCGCTGCCTGAACATCGGGCACTTCCTTCGCAGGGTCGACGTAGGTGGCGGCGTTCACCAGTGGATGACCCTCCCGCGCCTGCGACCAAATGAGGTTGGCCAGCGGCTCGAGCCCGCGTTCTTTGGCGATGGTCGCACGCGTACGTCGCTTGGGCTTGTACGGCAAATACAGGTCTTCGAGCTCGGCCTTGGTGCCGGCCGCCTCGATTTTCTTTTTGAGCTCCGGCGTCAATTTTCCCTGCGAGGAGATCTCCGACAGGATGGCGGTGCGCCGCTCGTGCAATTCGAGGAGGTAGGTACGGCGCTCCTCGATGGTGCGGATCTGGACCTCGTCGAGGCCGCCGGTGGCTTCCTTTCGGTAGCGCGCGATGAACGGGACGGTGGCGCCCTCCTCGAGCAACTTGACCACGGCACGGACGGCCGCCGGAGCGAGCTTTAGCTCTTCGGCAATGGCCGGGACGGGATCGAAAGCATTCTCGACGGGGACTTCAGGAGCGGTCATGGTCGCTCTTAGTACCAAAGCGGGTGGCCCTTGGAATTGCAAAAAATACGAGCGACGCTGGTGGAGCGCGCAGCATCGATCTCCGCTGGAGCTGTGGAAGGGGAACGGGCTCGATGGCACTCTATGAGGCGAGGAACATGAACGTAGCCGCAACCAAGCCCGCCTGGTCACTCGGCCGCGCCGAACCGAGCGACCGCGCCGCGCTGATCACGTTGCTCGGCGCGCAATTCCTCGAGCACGACATCCGGTTGACACCCGACCAACTCGCCGTGTCGGTCGATGGGGTTCTCAGCGACCCCACGCGAGGGTTGTTCCTCGTGGCCCGCCTCGCCGGCCCGCGCTCCGAGCCCGTATCGGAGCGCCCTCCGTACCCGGGCGCACCGATCCCGCCTCCCCCGGCGTCCTCACCGGGTGACGTGGTGGTGGGGCTCGCGTACCTGTCGTTCATGTGGACCTTGGAGCACGGCGGTGTGTCCGCCTGGCTCGACGTGCTTTATGTGGTGCCAGAGCAGCGAAGTCGTGGAATCGGGCGCGCTTTGCTCACGGCGTCGCTGGAGGCGTCGCAACAGCGCGGGTGCGTCGCCGTCGATTTGGAAATCGAGGCCTCCCATGCACGGGCCGCAAATTTGTATTTGCGCCTCGGGTTCCGCCCGCACGCCCGCACGCGCTGGGTGAAGCCGCTGCGCGGGCTGACATCGTATTAGCGCTAATCGCGCGCAAGCATCAATTTGACGCCGAGGCCCATCATGACGGTGCCAGTGACGCGGCGGATCGTGCGCTCGGCGCGGGCATGAAGCCGTTGGGCGATTTGGCTCGAAAAGAGCGCGGCCAGGGTGCCGTACCACACGAGGCCATCGCCCATGACGATGCCGATGGCCGAAAGGTGCACCCACGCGGGCGTGCCCGGCTTCATGAAGAGCGCAAAGACGCTACCGAAGTAGACGATGGACTTCGGATTCATCAAATTGGTCAATAGGCCACGGAAATAGCTCGCCGCGATGGAATGGCGAACCGGCGGCGCGGCTTCGGGTGCGGTCCCTATGGTCGCCGGGCCGCGCCCGCGATCCTGCCAGGCGCGCGCGCCAAGATAAACGAGGTAGGCGCCGCCGCCCATTTTCATCGCGCCGTAGAGCCATGGCCAAATGGTAAAAAGCGCCGTGAGGCCCAAAATGACGGCCACGGACCAGATCACACTGCCGGTCACGATGCCCAACACGAGCGCGGCAGCCTGTCGCCGCGTCTGCCGCATCGCCGTTTCCGTGATGACCACGAAGTTCGGCCCAGGACTCACCACCGAGAGAAAGTCCACGGCCAACAACGTGAGCAGTAAGGGAATGTAAGGCATCGCGCGAACAACGATAGGGTCTGACGAGCTGCGCGCCCAGGTTTGCGACTTTTGCGGCGAATCGAAAGCGTTTACCGTGTGTTGGGTAGAGCAGATGACGGGCCTGATGGACGAACAACGCATGCTTTGCCGAAAATACGGCTCCCCATGGGTGGCGTCGCCGGACCATATGAAAGTGGGTATCGCGAAGAACGTGCTCGACGGGCTCCTGCCCATCAACGGGTTGCGCCATCCGATCGAGGGCGCCACGTCGGGTTGGTTCATTTGGGCAGGACAAGAGCTTTCATCGGCACCGGACTTCTTCGCTCCTTTGCACATCGGGCACCTTGCCAAATGGTGCCCCCCGGCCCCGCGCTTTCTGGGACTCGCACCTGGGTGGCGATTCTTGATGGCGAATGGCTATGAGGATGTCTGGGAAGACGCAGCGTTGCTTGATGTCTGCATTCCCAACGTGAGGTAAGGGATGGGGCACGAGCTGGTACCGCGCAAGGGCTGCCTTCCCTCGGCAAGAGAGGTCGCAGGTCTCTTGTCCAAAGAGTTCCGCTACATCAAAGTGGAGGAAGGCGAAGGGATGCAGAGAGCTCACGCAATCGCCGCGTGGATCGAACGAGCAGAGGCACGCGTCTTTCTCGGGCATCATATGGAAGCATTGGAGCATGCCGCACGCTTGAGACGACTGGCGCCGGGAGAAGCGCTTACGATTGAATTTGGCGATGACGCCGACACGGTGGCCAAGATGACCGTCATTCCACGCGAAACGATTAAGTTCGGTTATCAGGGCGAGCAGAACGAACTCTCGAAACGTCCACTCGTGGATCGGTGTGCGAACGTCCTCGAATGCGACGTCGTGGAATTTTAGGCGTCCTACGCGAACAAATAGTTGCATCGCTCACTATGCGGCGATCGCGTGCTGTAAAACTGAATCACGCATCGCAAACATCAATTATCTTGACACATTCTGTAAGGCGCCATGCGTCGCCCCTCCGGGGGATACCCAATTATGCGTGCTAGGCCTTTTCTGCGGCGCGTGGACAGGCGATCGCGCGTGGGATGAGTGGCGTTGCTCTCCAAGTTTGGATCGCGCGATATGGCGCCAATGAGGAGGTACGAAATGTCGACGGTACAATGGCTTCATGAAGCTCACCGATCTCTCCAATGAACAGGTGCTTGCTGGTCTGCATACGCTCGTTGGCCAAGGGCGAGTACTCCTTGCACGGCTGCTGGCCTACCTCGGCGAGGTCGAGGAACGCCGTTTGGACCTGCAATCGGCGTGCTCGTCGCTCTTTGACTTTTGCGTATCCAGACTTGGGCTGTCCGAGGATGAAGCGTGTCGCCGCGTCACCGCTTCGCGTCTTGTACGAAGATTTCCAATGGCTCTTGGCATGCTCGAACGCGGAGAGGTTCACCTCACCACCCTGCTCTTGCTCCGCGAACGCCTGACGGAAGACAATCACGAGGATCTTTTGCGCGCCGCCATCGGGAAAACCAAAGCCCAGGTGCAAGAGTTCCTCGCCTTGCGATTTCCGCGGTCCGACACACCTTCGGTGATTCGCTCATTGCCCAATGCCACCGTCCCGCCAACCGCCGGGACCACGCCGGGATTCGTGCCTATGCCGGCCCCGAAAGCCACTCGTATCGAACCGCTCTCGCCGGATCGGTACGAGGTCCGGTTTACGGCCACCAGGGAGTTGAAGGAAAAGCTCGAATATGCGACGGATCTAATGCGCCACGCGAATCCGAAGGGCGATCTGTCGATCATCGTGGAACGTGCGCTCGACCTTCTCGTCGGCGAGCTCGAAAAACGCAGGCTCGGCAAGGCCAAACGCCCTCCTTTGCGGGAGCATGACACGACTACGCGCTCAGGCTATGTGCGGAGGGCCGTGCGGCGCGAGGTGTTCGAACGAGATGGGGCACGGTGCGCGTTCATGGACGAACTCGGCCGACGTTGTGAATCGCGGGTATTCCTCGAACTCGACCACGTCAACGCACACGCGCTCGGAGGCAGCGATGACGCCACGAATCTCATTGTCAAATGCGCGGCGCACAATCGACTTGCGGCGGAGCGCGACTTTGGGCGTGAGCACATCGACAAGAGAAAGGCGGAGCGCACGAATCTTCCGCGCCAGCGCCGATCCCAATCGAAAGAGGCCACTCGAGCGTTGACCTCGTTGGGATTCAAACAACCACACGTCCGCCGAGCGCTCGCCGTGCTCGAAGAGCGATGGGCCGGCAGCGATCCGTCACTGGAAACCATTCTTCGAGAGACGCTCTCCATTTTGACGTAACGTTGACTTACATGCGTTGGGGCGGCGGGGATGATGGGCGCGCGAAGAGACGAAAGAACTTCCGTGCCAGTCGTGCGTCCCCTCGGATTTCCACGGGCGCTCCGGCGAGTTTTCGATCGCCAAAGACCAAGGCCCGCAGGGTGCTGGGATCGGTATCGATGATGGCATCGGGGTTGCGCGAGTTGGCGCGCCCGATGGCGATGGCCCCATCATCGATATCGACGGAAAAGCGATCTTCGCCCAGCCTGATCTCGTAATTCGCGCGCAGTGCGGCGGCGTTTTCCGGTACGAAGGTCGCCTCGAGTGCGACCATCAGGGCGTCGACGCTCAGCACCCCCACGGGGCCCACGGGCGAGCGCGCGCCCCAGCGACCGAGGCTCAATAGAATTGGATGCAGCTCGCGGCCCCAATCCGTGAGCTCGTAGAGTGCGCCACCGGCCCTGCGCCGCTGCACGATGCCGCCCGCCTCGAGCTCACGGAGCCGCTGGGACAGCACATTCGGGCTTGCGCCCGCAAGGCCAGCCTTGAGATCGGTGAACCGCTTCGGCCCGAACAGGAGCTCGCGGACGATGAGCAGAGCCCACCGCTCCCCGACGACGTCGAGCGCTCTGGCAATACCACAAGGGTCTCCGTAACTACGTGTCACTTGCAAAGTAGGACTATTCGATCCTAAACTAGGACTACGAATTCAACAAGGGGGCAAACACGCCATGAAGAGATTCCTAGCTATCTACATCGGCACAGCAGGCGCGCTCGAGAAGGCGAAGTGGAACGAGCTGGACGAGGAAAAACGAAAAGCCATCGAAGCTTCGGGCATGAAGGCATGGATGGAATGGGGGACGGCCAATTCTGCCGCGATTGTCGATCGTGGAACGCCCCTCGGAAAGACGAAGCGCGCGGCGTCTCAGGGAATTACCGATATCACGAACAGCATGGTCGGCTACGTCATCGTTCAAGCCGAGTCGCACGAAGCCGCTGCAAGGCTGTTCGAAAACCATCCGCATTTTGCGATTTTTCCGGGCGATTCCGTGGAGATCATGGAGTGTCTGCCGCTTCCTGGGCAGTAAGCAACGTCGCAACCGTCTGAATCGTCTCCCAGGTCCGTGTCGTGACATCCTTGCCGAATGTTCCCATCGGAAATGAAAGCTGACGATTTGCGGGAGACGCCTCACACGCGACAGATTCCCTTGAAGCGGCAACGGCTCGTTCGATGCGGGGGAACATCGGGGCGTGTTGAAAGTCTTGGACGGAGATGCGCACGTTGACTACGTTATCGGCCCTTCGCCCCGGGGCAGTGGGAAGAAAGTTCGGAACATTCTGCTTGCTGGGTCGACTCATAGTGGATGCGAATGCCTATTCTCGATGAGACGAACCGGGTAAGACGCGTACTTTATGGCTCCTTGGCTGGCCTCGCGCTGGCCGCGTGCGCCCACACGCCCGCCGCGACAGCAGTGTCGACTCCTCCAGCGGGAACGTCCGGCTCGGTGGAGAAGGTGGAAACGAAGCAGGCGCAATCCCGCGACCCCGGCTTGGCCATCCTGCTTCGCCCGAGTGCTCAACCTTCGCCGAGGGTGCACGTCGAGATCGATCTCGATGCTTCGGATGCCGAGCTCGCGACATGGCGGGTCCAGCGCGGGTCGCCGGAGCGGGTCACGAATGTGGCAGCGCGCGATGGCAAGGGTGAGCTGACGGCGCGCGTTGTGGCGGCAGCCGATGGTGCGGCGAACATCGTGCTCGGGCGTCGCCCCGAGGGAGCGGTGCACCTGGGGTACGACGTTCTCGCGGGGGACGCGGGGGCGGACGATCCGGTCGGCATTCTCGTATTGGAGGATCGCTTTCGCGGCGCCGGTGAGGGGCTCGTCGCACTTCCGGCGGCGGTGGAGGACGCGGTGCTGAACATCACGCTCACCATCGATCCCGAGCCACTGCGGGTGCGCGGCGCCGCTTCGAGCTTGGGCGCTGGCCGCGTTCGCAGCACGAAGGCACGACCGCGAGCATTGCGCTATGCGACCTTCATGGCCGGCTCGCTCGGGAGCGGCGCGTTCGACGGCATCGAGGGTCACGACGAGGGCGCCTGGCTGGGATATACCGCTTTCGATCCGCGTCCGGCGATCGCCGAGCTCGCGCAAATGCGAACGGCATTCGGTGAGCTCTTCAAGGCGGACGTGCCGCTCGCGCCGTGGACGTACCTGTTCATGTCGCAGGCGCGTCCCATCGGTTCGTTCAGCACCACGCCGCGCGCGGGAAGCACATTGGTGCTACTCGGGCCCGACGAAGCGTGGGGCGCCCCATTGCGAGTGGCCATCGCACAACAGCTCGTGCGCCCTTGGATCGGGGGAGAGCTCCGCATTGCGCCCGAAAGCGGCGACGACGCGCAAGCCTGGTGGTTCTCCGAAGGCGTCGCACGCCACGTGGCCATTCGCGTGTTGGGCCGACTCGGGCTTCTCACCCCGAACCAATGGCGTGACACCCTTGCGGGCGAGCTCTCGGTCTTGGCCACGTCACCGCATCGCGCACTTGGGAATACCGAATTATCGGCACTGGCCCAAAAGGGGAATGCCGTCGCGCGGGCCACACTCGCAGCACGTGGGGCGCTCTATGCCGCACGAGAGGGCACGGCCCTGCGCGCGCGGGCGCGTCGCGCGAAGCAGGAGGGCCAGCGCGACAGCCTCGAGGGAGAGATTCTCGCATTGCTGCTCGCCGCGCGAAGCAAGGTGCAACCGGGGCAGCAAACGCGGAGCACCATCACCGCCCAAGCGTGGATCGACGCGCTCTCCAAAGACGACCCGGACGCG
It includes:
- a CDS encoding DUF1349 domain-containing protein: MDTRKVAWHEAHWLNRPPRVEIDGEHLVVTTALNGDFWRKTSYGFIHDNGHALLAPLPNGAAVEITYEARFEAQFDQAGVMVRVDERTWVKAGVEFADGLPQLGAVATRDYSDWSLAPAPDWIGIPITLRASRSGDALTIRARKGEEPWQLVRVIPFMPDAVASAGPFCCSPQRAGLEVRFTRFVLGPADGSLH
- a CDS encoding PhzF family phenazine biosynthesis protein; the encoded protein is MTSTSLHVLHVFAVPGTTGPSGNPTTIALHADALSSEDMRGIAARFGHESGFVSAPPAGSAFDFTFRFFVPNHEMEMCGHATLGALWIVRELGLWPASRASVAISTKSGPVTGQLIEGELGGRIAISQPKGRVVTLPDPDAHTARVASVLGITPGDLAGPIRNAATSRVKTLVPLKSEDAVHALRPDFARMEALCEDIGSTGLYPYAAVDLQKRIFEARQFPKAVGYPEDAATGIAASALAFGLLENGLVTANEQPICVRQGRAMGQPSQIEVTFDGTNGCWLTGHVRREVKE
- a CDS encoding bifunctional serine/threonine-protein kinase/formylglycine-generating enzyme family protein, whose amino-acid sequence is MPALTIPVTIDALDILGRTIDGKYRVEELVGQGGFALVYRAMHTIWNKPVAIKLFTALANVLPDQRDRFMASFVQEGALLTELSARSSNIVQARDVGTYTSPDGHWLPYMVLEWLDGVTLARVLTEERASKQPPWSVGEMMTFLGPVAAALEVAHARGIAHRDIKPGNLFVLGKNARAGGTVVKLLDFGLAKMMADESQLHAALAKTGTNIKSFTPAYGAPEQFTRTYGATGPWTDVFALALVAVRMLSGRRALDGDDVAQLAYSACSVERRPTPRALGAEVSDEVERVFARALAVQTTDRYASAGAFWLALEAALRPVPPVEESVSIPVAEPEKPSQGPRGGGALRIAAGILALTLIAVFAFFRFHQRTKSQEAPPAPSGMPPAPVLAAAVVTTCPDDTVEIPAGQYFMGSDRKDTHPNQKPTHHVKVAAFCMDIHEVTARDYKACSQIGQCRRAPVDVDWPGITRQERKAYSTACTGAAPDKADHPINCVTWPMAHAYCAARGKRLPTEAEWEYAARGPDGRTFPWGDEAPTPLLVNACGSECSAWGDSKGVELDMLYSTSDGYPTTSPVGKFPSGKSRYGLYDVAGNVWEWVADWYGDYSAVEAENPTGPENGDRRVIRGGGWNGAFDDWLLPSFRYAQDPEARSHGIGFRCAKSL
- a CDS encoding RNA-binding transcriptional accessory protein, whose protein sequence is MTAPEVPVENAFDPVPAIAEELKLAPAAVRAVVKLLEEGATVPFIARYRKEATGGLDEVQIRTIEERRTYLLELHERRTAILSEISSQGKLTPELKKKIEAAGTKAELEDLYLPYKPKRRTRATIAKERGLEPLANLIWSQAREGHPLVNAATYVDPAKEVPDVQAALAGARDICAERVAEHAEVRKMVRETFAQHASLSVSKTKDYADKTTKFDAYAKFEEPVSSIPSHRFLAIRRGENEGVLRASIELAAEVVLPKIERMVGIVQGTPFAGELTQATQDAYKRLIVPSTQVDVRVELKLRSDRAAVDVFAQNLRELLLAAPFGPRTVLAIDPGQRTGCKCAMVDATGKVLAHETIYLVQGAEATERGKKVLRELLGKHRPSAVAVGNGTHGRETELFVRELLVAEGLKEVPCVSVSEAGASVYSASDIAREEFPDLDLTVRGAISIARRLQDPLAELVKIDPKSIGVGQYQHDVLQTLLARKLDEVVESCVNRVGVELNTASAPLLARVAGIGASLAKKIVEFRHARGAFKDRRALLEVPGVGPRTFEQAAGFLRIHGGENPLDASAVHPERYPLVERMATDLGVPVGTLVGKGDLIDKIDPKRYQEGDVGSFTLQDILSELRKPGRDPRATFEPPKFRDDVRTMEDLKPDMELEGVVTNVTAFGAFVDIGVHQDGLVHVSKLTDRYVKDPNEVVKVGDKIKVRVLEVDLGRKRISLTARKEASANVGGAHGKQPPPQTRNQGQGRNDRGRGQGPKQGGAPRPQEKAFTNNPFEKLLRNNKP
- a CDS encoding GNAT family N-acetyltransferase; the encoded protein is MNVAATKPAWSLGRAEPSDRAALITLLGAQFLEHDIRLTPDQLAVSVDGVLSDPTRGLFLVARLAGPRSEPVSERPPYPGAPIPPPPASSPGDVVVGLAYLSFMWTLEHGGVSAWLDVLYVVPEQRSRGIGRALLTASLEASQQRGCVAVDLEIEASHARAANLYLRLGFRPHARTRWVKPLRGLTSY
- a CDS encoding LysE family transporter; its protein translation is MPYIPLLLTLLAVDFLSVVSPGPNFVVITETAMRQTRRQAAALVLGIVTGSVIWSVAVILGLTALFTIWPWLYGAMKMGGGAYLVYLGARAWQDRGRGPATIGTAPEAAPPVRHSIAASYFRGLLTNLMNPKSIVYFGSVFALFMKPGTPAWVHLSAIGIVMGDGLVWYGTLAALFSSQIAQRLHARAERTIRRVTGTVMMGLGVKLMLARD
- a CDS encoding helix-turn-helix transcriptional regulator, producing MTRSYGDPCGIARALDVVGERWALLIVRELLFGPKRFTDLKAGLAGASPNVLSQRLRELEAGGIVQRRRAGGALYELTDWGRELHPILLSLGRWGARSPVGPVGVLSVDALMVALEATFVPENAAALRANYEIRLGEDRFSVDIDDGAIAIGRANSRNPDAIIDTDPSTLRALVFGDRKLAGAPVEIRGDARLARKFFRLFARPSSPPPQRM